TGCGCAAAAAAGTCCCCAAAAAAAATAAGTGAGGCGAGTTTAGGAAGGAGGTGAGCAGTTTGCCACAGGTAGTTTCCTTCGACAAAATGAAAGTCGGCAAAAAAGGTGGAGGTAAACACTGGACCAAAGATGAAGTTAAAGCCAGAGAGGCAGCTGCTCAGAGCATGCAAAGGAAAACGCCGGTTAAACCGAAGCCACCGAAATGGCTAAAGGAGGACAAAGAGGCCTACGCTCTTTGGAAGAGGATTATTAAAGACGCTAAAGACCTGGATCTTATTGATAACCTCGATGCAATGGCACTTGCAACCTATTGCAAACTTGAATCGGCAAAAGCAAAGGCTCTATTGGATGATAATATAAAAAGGTTCGAGAGCCTTTCGAAAACATCGCTGACATATGCAAAGGCTCTTGGTGTTACCCCTGAAGCAAGAGCAAGACTTGCCAAGAAACGGGCAGAACACAAAGCTGACCCTAATGCTGATTTGTTTGACTAGGGTGATGATATGCAGTATACAACTAAAGATCTTGGAAAGTTACATCCAACAACCAGATATGCCGTTGAAATTATCTCAGGTCTTCGGTCATCATGTAAAAG
Above is a window of Bacillota bacterium DNA encoding:
- a CDS encoding P27 family phage terminase small subunit, giving the protein MPQVVSFDKMKVGKKGGGKHWTKDEVKAREAAAQSMQRKTPVKPKPPKWLKEDKEAYALWKRIIKDAKDLDLIDNLDAMALATYCKLESAKAKALLDDNIKRFESLSKTSLTYAKALGVTPEARARLAKKRAEHKADPNADLFD